Proteins from one Coffea arabica cultivar ET-39 chromosome 8c, Coffea Arabica ET-39 HiFi, whole genome shotgun sequence genomic window:
- the LOC113705343 gene encoding copalyl diphosphate synthase 1, chloroplastic isoform X2, with the protein MWTLASLQWTSSSSLARNPTLHAFSRFDSVGTHVMPGARAFNPKELLKNYHVICKPLRVAQIPVKQTHEDDGIRGNDHEDSISHIKQLLRTMDDGRITISAYDTAWIALIEDVNGSDNPQFPSSLQWIIDNQLLDGSWGEAHFCPYDRLLNTLACVIALKSWTTHEDKIAEGIAIIKTLLDMCKLENVESMICGFEVIFPALLERARNLGIEIPSDTPFVKEICAARDLKLERIPKDLMHALPTSLLYSLEGFSDLNWDKVLKLKCHNGSFLTSPASTAFAFIETKDEQCLNFITEVTQNFNGGAPPCYPVDLYARLFAVDRLKRLGISRYFMSEIDECLSHVYRCWTEDGIFSGRGTNFSDIDDTSMGFRLLRLHGYDMSPEVFKNFKKDDKFSCYPGQMIEAATPIFNFYRASQVLFPGEKILGEAREFAYNFLQNWLACGNYLDKWIIAKDIPSEVSYALEVPWYASLPRVETRFYVEQYGGADDVWIAKTLYRMPEISNTVYLELAKGDYNKCQLQHLNQWTDIQQWYKKCNLVDHGISIQFLKHAFFVAMASIFEPERSKERIAWTKSLIFCEMIKFYFNATSFDKKKMFLMGFKSHARGTMTGCRSEVDQRLLSNLLEFLHQLSTDTAQELGKDIRQQLFEAWESWLMTNTEKFQWGEEAELLVRTINLCAGRITSDHIAAQLEHYRLSKLINKICHQLHESKSRKAFDAENSNGSFKRQEVEEDMQALVQLVLQNSAIGNPSDIKQTFLAVAKTFFYTTYCDKDTIDFHISKVLHEPIV; encoded by the exons ATGTGGACTCTAGCCTCTCTCCAGTggacttcttcttcttcacttGCTCGCAACCCGACTCTTCATGCCTTTTCAAGATTTGATTCAGTTGGAACCC ATGTTATGCCAGGAGCTCGGGCTTTTAATCCAAAAGAGTTGCTCAAGAATTACCATGTAATTTGCAAACCTCTACGCGTTGCTCAAATCCCAG TCAAGCAAACACATGAAGATGATGGCATTAGAGGCAATGATCACGAG GATTCCATCTCTCATATCAAGCAATTGTTAAGAACCATGGATGATGGACGGATTACCATCTCAGCATACGACACAGCATGGATTGCACTTATTGAAGATGTTAATGGAAGTGATAATCCTCAATTTCCATCAAGCCTCCAATGGATTATAGACAACCAACTTCTGGATGGCTCATGGGGTGAAGCCCATTTTTGTCCATATGATAGGTTACTCAACACACTGGCTTGTGTAATTGCTTTGAAATCATGGACGACTCATGAGGACAAGATTGCTGAAG GAATTGCAATCATCAAGACACTATTGGATATGTGTAAGCTCGAAAATGTGGAGAGCATGATTTGTGGGTTTGAAGTTATATTTCCTGCCCTTCTCGAGCGAGCCCGAAATTTGGGCATTGAAATTCCCTCAGATACGCCATTCGTGAAAGAAATATGTGCAGCAAGAGATCTCAAACTTGAAAG GATACCGAAAGATTTGATGCATGCACTTCCAACTTCCCTACTTTATAGCTTGGAAGGATTTTCAGATTTAAACTGGGACAAGGTGCTGAAGCTAAAATGTCATAACGGGTCATTCTTGACATCTCCAGCCTCCACTGCTTTTGCATTCATAGAGACCAAAGATGAGCAGTGTCTCAATTTTATTACGGAAGTCACTCAAAATTTCAATGGAGGAG CACCGCCATGTTATCCAGTAGACCTATATGCCCGACTATTTGCAGTGGATCGGCTGAAACGACTAGGAATTTCTCGTTATTTCATGTCAGAGATCGATGAATGCTTAAGTCACGTTTATAG ATGTTGGACTGAAGATGGAATTTTCAGTGGGAGGGGCACAAATTTCAGTGATATTGATGACACATCCATGGGTTTCAGACTTCTTAGACTACATGGATATGACATGAGCCCTG AGGTgttcaaaaacttcaaaaaggATGACAAGTTTTCTTGTTATCCTGGTCAAATGATAGAGGCAGCAACCCCAATATTCAACTTTTATAGGGCTTCTCAGGTTCTTTTTCCAGGAGAAAAGATTCTTGGAGAGGCTAGAGAGTTTGCCTACAACTTTTTACAAAATTGGCTAGCTTGCGGTAATTATCTAGATAAATGGATAATTGCCAAAGATATTCCGAGCGAG GTAAGTTATGCATTGGAAGTGCCATGGTATGCCAGCTTACCTCGTGTTGAGACTAGGTTCTATGTGGAACAATATGGTGGTGCAGATGATGTATGGATCGCTAAAACACTATACAG GATGCCTGAAATCAGCAATACTGTATATCTTGAACTGGCAAAAGGAGATTACAACAAATGCCAGCTTCAGCACCTCAATCAATGGACTGATATTCAACA GTGGTACAAGAAATGCAATCTTGTCGATCATGGGATAAGCATACAATTCCTTAAGCATGCTTTTTTTGTTGCTATGGCGAGCATATTTGAGCCAGAAAGATCGAAGGAGCGAATAGCATGGACAAAATCGTTAATTTTTTGTGAGATGATCAAATTTTATTTCAATGCCACATCTTTCGAcaaaaagaaaatgtttttAATGGGATTTAAAAGCCATGCTCGAGGCACAATGACAGGATGCAG ATCTGAGGTAGATCAACGACTTCTAAGCAATTTGCTAGAGTTTCTGCACCAGCTGTCCACAGATACAGCACAAGAGCTAGGGAAAGACATCAGACAACAATTATTTGAAGCT TGGGAAAGTTGGTTGATGACAAACACTGAGAAGTTTCAGTGGGGAGAGGAAGCAGAACTCCTTGTGCGCACAATAAATCTTTGTGCTGGTCGTATTACTTCTGATCACATAGCAGCCCAGCTGGAGCATTACCGGTTGTCTAAACTCATCAACAAAATTTGCCACCAACTTCATGAATCTAAGAGCAGAAAG GCATTTGATGCTGAAAATAGCAATGGTAGCTTCAAAAGACAAGAGGTAGAAGAAGATATGCAAGCACTTGTGCAATTAGTACTTCAAAACTCGGCAATAGGCAATCCGTCtgatatcaagcaaacatttcTGGCTGTGGCAAAGACTTTCTTTTACACAACGTATTGTGATAAGGATACTATTGATTTCCATATTTCTAAAGTACTCCATGAACCAATAGTATAA
- the LOC113705343 gene encoding copalyl diphosphate synthase 1, chloroplastic isoform X1, whose amino-acid sequence MWTLASLQWTSSSSLARNPTLHAFSRFDSVGTPADVMPGARAFNPKELLKNYHVICKPLRVAQIPVKQTHEDDGIRGNDHEDSISHIKQLLRTMDDGRITISAYDTAWIALIEDVNGSDNPQFPSSLQWIIDNQLLDGSWGEAHFCPYDRLLNTLACVIALKSWTTHEDKIAEGIAIIKTLLDMCKLENVESMICGFEVIFPALLERARNLGIEIPSDTPFVKEICAARDLKLERIPKDLMHALPTSLLYSLEGFSDLNWDKVLKLKCHNGSFLTSPASTAFAFIETKDEQCLNFITEVTQNFNGGAPPCYPVDLYARLFAVDRLKRLGISRYFMSEIDECLSHVYRCWTEDGIFSGRGTNFSDIDDTSMGFRLLRLHGYDMSPEVFKNFKKDDKFSCYPGQMIEAATPIFNFYRASQVLFPGEKILGEAREFAYNFLQNWLACGNYLDKWIIAKDIPSEVSYALEVPWYASLPRVETRFYVEQYGGADDVWIAKTLYRMPEISNTVYLELAKGDYNKCQLQHLNQWTDIQQWYKKCNLVDHGISIQFLKHAFFVAMASIFEPERSKERIAWTKSLIFCEMIKFYFNATSFDKKKMFLMGFKSHARGTMTGCRSEVDQRLLSNLLEFLHQLSTDTAQELGKDIRQQLFEAWESWLMTNTEKFQWGEEAELLVRTINLCAGRITSDHIAAQLEHYRLSKLINKICHQLHESKSRKAFDAENSNGSFKRQEVEEDMQALVQLVLQNSAIGNPSDIKQTFLAVAKTFFYTTYCDKDTIDFHISKVLHEPIV is encoded by the exons ATGTGGACTCTAGCCTCTCTCCAGTggacttcttcttcttcacttGCTCGCAACCCGACTCTTCATGCCTTTTCAAGATTTGATTCAGTTGGAACCC CTGCAGATGTTATGCCAGGAGCTCGGGCTTTTAATCCAAAAGAGTTGCTCAAGAATTACCATGTAATTTGCAAACCTCTACGCGTTGCTCAAATCCCAG TCAAGCAAACACATGAAGATGATGGCATTAGAGGCAATGATCACGAG GATTCCATCTCTCATATCAAGCAATTGTTAAGAACCATGGATGATGGACGGATTACCATCTCAGCATACGACACAGCATGGATTGCACTTATTGAAGATGTTAATGGAAGTGATAATCCTCAATTTCCATCAAGCCTCCAATGGATTATAGACAACCAACTTCTGGATGGCTCATGGGGTGAAGCCCATTTTTGTCCATATGATAGGTTACTCAACACACTGGCTTGTGTAATTGCTTTGAAATCATGGACGACTCATGAGGACAAGATTGCTGAAG GAATTGCAATCATCAAGACACTATTGGATATGTGTAAGCTCGAAAATGTGGAGAGCATGATTTGTGGGTTTGAAGTTATATTTCCTGCCCTTCTCGAGCGAGCCCGAAATTTGGGCATTGAAATTCCCTCAGATACGCCATTCGTGAAAGAAATATGTGCAGCAAGAGATCTCAAACTTGAAAG GATACCGAAAGATTTGATGCATGCACTTCCAACTTCCCTACTTTATAGCTTGGAAGGATTTTCAGATTTAAACTGGGACAAGGTGCTGAAGCTAAAATGTCATAACGGGTCATTCTTGACATCTCCAGCCTCCACTGCTTTTGCATTCATAGAGACCAAAGATGAGCAGTGTCTCAATTTTATTACGGAAGTCACTCAAAATTTCAATGGAGGAG CACCGCCATGTTATCCAGTAGACCTATATGCCCGACTATTTGCAGTGGATCGGCTGAAACGACTAGGAATTTCTCGTTATTTCATGTCAGAGATCGATGAATGCTTAAGTCACGTTTATAG ATGTTGGACTGAAGATGGAATTTTCAGTGGGAGGGGCACAAATTTCAGTGATATTGATGACACATCCATGGGTTTCAGACTTCTTAGACTACATGGATATGACATGAGCCCTG AGGTgttcaaaaacttcaaaaaggATGACAAGTTTTCTTGTTATCCTGGTCAAATGATAGAGGCAGCAACCCCAATATTCAACTTTTATAGGGCTTCTCAGGTTCTTTTTCCAGGAGAAAAGATTCTTGGAGAGGCTAGAGAGTTTGCCTACAACTTTTTACAAAATTGGCTAGCTTGCGGTAATTATCTAGATAAATGGATAATTGCCAAAGATATTCCGAGCGAG GTAAGTTATGCATTGGAAGTGCCATGGTATGCCAGCTTACCTCGTGTTGAGACTAGGTTCTATGTGGAACAATATGGTGGTGCAGATGATGTATGGATCGCTAAAACACTATACAG GATGCCTGAAATCAGCAATACTGTATATCTTGAACTGGCAAAAGGAGATTACAACAAATGCCAGCTTCAGCACCTCAATCAATGGACTGATATTCAACA GTGGTACAAGAAATGCAATCTTGTCGATCATGGGATAAGCATACAATTCCTTAAGCATGCTTTTTTTGTTGCTATGGCGAGCATATTTGAGCCAGAAAGATCGAAGGAGCGAATAGCATGGACAAAATCGTTAATTTTTTGTGAGATGATCAAATTTTATTTCAATGCCACATCTTTCGAcaaaaagaaaatgtttttAATGGGATTTAAAAGCCATGCTCGAGGCACAATGACAGGATGCAG ATCTGAGGTAGATCAACGACTTCTAAGCAATTTGCTAGAGTTTCTGCACCAGCTGTCCACAGATACAGCACAAGAGCTAGGGAAAGACATCAGACAACAATTATTTGAAGCT TGGGAAAGTTGGTTGATGACAAACACTGAGAAGTTTCAGTGGGGAGAGGAAGCAGAACTCCTTGTGCGCACAATAAATCTTTGTGCTGGTCGTATTACTTCTGATCACATAGCAGCCCAGCTGGAGCATTACCGGTTGTCTAAACTCATCAACAAAATTTGCCACCAACTTCATGAATCTAAGAGCAGAAAG GCATTTGATGCTGAAAATAGCAATGGTAGCTTCAAAAGACAAGAGGTAGAAGAAGATATGCAAGCACTTGTGCAATTAGTACTTCAAAACTCGGCAATAGGCAATCCGTCtgatatcaagcaaacatttcTGGCTGTGGCAAAGACTTTCTTTTACACAACGTATTGTGATAAGGATACTATTGATTTCCATATTTCTAAAGTACTCCATGAACCAATAGTATAA